One segment of Streptomyces sp. XD-27 DNA contains the following:
- a CDS encoding two-component system response regulator — MVQKAKILLVDDRPENLLALEAILSALDQTLVRASSGEEALKALLTDDFAVILLDVQMPGMDGFETAAHIKRRERTRDIPIIFLTAINHGPHHTFRGYAAGAVDYISKPFDPWVLRAKVSVFVELYMKNCKLREQAALLRLQLESGQPVAGDGKEPAGLLAELSARLAAVEEQAEALSKQLNETADAAAVATAAHLERKLTGLRRALDALEPGTGSSAGQVPSQN, encoded by the coding sequence ATGGTGCAGAAGGCCAAGATCCTCCTGGTCGATGACCGGCCGGAGAATCTGCTGGCGCTGGAGGCCATTCTCTCCGCGCTCGATCAGACCCTGGTGCGGGCATCGTCAGGGGAGGAAGCGCTCAAGGCGCTGCTCACGGATGACTTCGCGGTGATCCTGCTGGATGTCCAGATGCCGGGTATGGACGGCTTCGAGACGGCCGCGCACATCAAGCGCCGGGAGCGCACCCGCGACATCCCGATCATCTTTCTCACGGCGATCAACCACGGCCCCCACCACACCTTCCGCGGTTACGCGGCAGGCGCGGTGGACTACATCTCCAAGCCTTTCGACCCGTGGGTGCTGCGGGCCAAGGTCTCCGTGTTCGTCGAGCTGTACATGAAGAACTGCAAGCTGCGCGAGCAGGCGGCGCTGCTGCGGCTGCAGTTGGAGAGCGGTCAGCCGGTCGCGGGTGACGGCAAGGAGCCCGCGGGTCTGCTGGCCGAGCTGTCCGCACGGCTCGCCGCCGTGGAGGAGCAGGCTGAGGCGCTGTCCAAGCAGCTCAACGAGACCGCCGACGCGGCCGCGGTGGCCACCGCGGCCCATCTGGAGCGCAAACTCACCGGGCTGCGCCGTGCGCTGGACGCGCTGGAGCCGGGCACCGGCAGCAGCGCCGGACAGGTGCCCTCGCAGAACTGA
- a CDS encoding DNA translocase FtsK, translated as MASRTSGKGSQGTAGTSKQRAGGAAGAAKKAPAKKAAAKKAAPPAKKKAPAKKAPPKPAPSPTNGVFRAARAVWRGLARAVGAMFRGIGRGAKGLDPAHRKDGVALLLLALALIVAVGTWSHLRGPVGDLVEVLVTGAFGRLDLLVPILLGAIATRLILHPEQPEANGRIVIGLSALVIGVLGQVHVGCGAPLRSDTEAIQDAGGLIGWAAASPLLYAMGAVLAVPLLILLTLFGLLVVTATPVAAIPQRLRSLGIRLGLLRDHGEYLDPVDEEEAGEYADEWREQPARRQRRASRTAASGPERAEDEALDKRRGQRRTGRVEPPADRPMDAVDVAAAAAAALDGAVLHGVQPSPLVAGLSSGISGDRAAGVPGARPAGGPQGPSDGERTVTAVPEHGEGAPERGAVVPDLTKPAPEPAQPLPPRAEQLQLAGDITYALPSLDLLERGGPGKSRSAANDAVVASLTNVFAEFKVDAAVTGFTRGPTVTRYEVELGPAVKVERITALTKNIAYAVASPDVRIISPIPGKSAVGIEIPNSDREMVNLGDVLRSAESVGDDHPLLVGLGKDVEGGYVSANLAKMPHVLVAGATGSGKSSCINCLITSVMARATPDDVRMVLVDPKRVELTAYEGIPHLITPIITNPKRAAEALQWVVREMDLRYDDLAAFGFRHIDDFNAAVRGGKVKLPEGSERELRPYPYLLVIVDELADLMMVAPRDVEDSIVRITQLARAAGIHLVLATQRPSVDVVTGLIKANVPSRLAFATSSLADSRVILDQAGAEKLIGKGDSLFLPMGANKPVRMQGAFVTEAEVAAVVEHCKNQMTPVFRDDVTVGTAKKKEIDEEIGDDLDLLCQAAELVVSTQFGSTSMLQRKLRVGFAKAGRLMDLMESRGIVGPSEGSKARDVLVKPDELDGVIAVIRGEAHP; from the coding sequence ATGGCCTCACGTACGTCCGGCAAGGGTTCCCAGGGCACTGCGGGCACCTCGAAGCAGCGCGCCGGAGGGGCCGCGGGTGCCGCCAAGAAGGCCCCGGCGAAGAAGGCGGCTGCCAAGAAGGCCGCGCCGCCCGCGAAGAAGAAGGCGCCCGCGAAGAAGGCGCCGCCCAAGCCCGCGCCGTCCCCCACCAACGGCGTCTTTCGCGCGGCGCGTGCCGTATGGAGGGGCCTGGCGCGCGCCGTCGGCGCGATGTTCCGGGGCATAGGGCGCGGCGCGAAGGGGCTGGACCCCGCGCATCGCAAGGACGGCGTGGCGCTGCTGCTGCTCGCGCTCGCGCTGATCGTCGCGGTCGGCACCTGGTCCCATCTGCGCGGGCCGGTCGGCGACCTGGTGGAGGTGCTGGTCACCGGCGCGTTCGGCCGCCTCGATCTGCTCGTGCCGATACTGCTCGGCGCGATCGCCACCCGGCTGATCCTCCACCCCGAGCAGCCGGAGGCCAACGGACGGATCGTCATCGGGCTGTCCGCGCTGGTCATCGGGGTCCTCGGGCAGGTGCACGTCGGCTGCGGGGCGCCGCTGCGTAGCGACACCGAGGCCATCCAGGACGCCGGCGGTCTCATCGGCTGGGCGGCGGCGAGCCCGCTGCTGTACGCGATGGGCGCGGTGCTGGCCGTACCGCTGCTGATCCTGCTGACCCTCTTCGGACTGCTCGTGGTCACCGCCACCCCCGTCGCCGCCATCCCGCAGCGGCTGCGCTCGCTGGGCATCCGGCTGGGCCTGCTGCGGGACCACGGTGAGTACCTCGACCCGGTGGACGAGGAGGAGGCCGGGGAGTACGCCGACGAGTGGCGCGAGCAGCCCGCGCGGCGTCAGCGCCGGGCGTCCCGTACCGCCGCGAGCGGCCCCGAGCGGGCCGAGGATGAGGCGCTCGACAAGCGGCGCGGGCAGCGCCGCACCGGTCGCGTGGAGCCTCCCGCAGACCGCCCCATGGACGCCGTGGACGTGGCGGCCGCGGCCGCCGCCGCACTGGACGGCGCCGTCCTGCACGGTGTCCAGCCCTCACCGCTCGTCGCCGGCCTCAGCAGCGGCATCTCCGGCGACCGGGCGGCCGGGGTGCCGGGCGCGCGGCCCGCGGGCGGACCTCAGGGGCCCTCCGACGGGGAGCGGACGGTGACGGCCGTCCCGGAGCACGGGGAAGGGGCCCCGGAGCGCGGAGCGGTCGTCCCGGACCTCACCAAGCCCGCGCCCGAGCCCGCCCAGCCCCTGCCGCCGCGGGCCGAGCAGCTCCAGCTCGCCGGCGACATCACCTACGCCCTGCCCTCGCTGGACCTGCTGGAGCGCGGCGGCCCGGGCAAGTCCCGCAGCGCCGCGAACGACGCGGTCGTCGCCTCGCTGACGAACGTCTTCGCGGAGTTCAAGGTGGACGCCGCCGTCACCGGCTTCACCCGCGGGCCGACGGTCACCCGCTACGAGGTCGAGCTGGGCCCGGCCGTGAAGGTCGAGCGGATCACGGCGCTGACCAAGAACATCGCCTACGCCGTCGCCAGCCCCGATGTGCGGATCATCAGCCCCATCCCGGGCAAGTCCGCGGTCGGCATCGAGATCCCCAACAGCGACCGCGAGATGGTCAACCTGGGGGACGTGCTGCGGTCCGCGGAATCCGTCGGCGACGACCATCCGCTGCTCGTGGGTCTGGGCAAGGACGTCGAGGGCGGCTATGTCTCGGCGAACCTGGCGAAGATGCCGCACGTGCTGGTGGCCGGCGCCACCGGCTCCGGAAAGTCGTCCTGCATCAACTGCCTGATCACCTCCGTCATGGCCCGCGCGACACCGGACGACGTACGGATGGTGCTGGTCGACCCCAAGCGCGTCGAGCTGACCGCGTACGAGGGCATCCCGCACCTGATCACGCCGATCATCACCAATCCCAAGCGCGCCGCCGAGGCCCTCCAGTGGGTCGTACGGGAGATGGACCTGCGCTACGACGACCTGGCGGCGTTCGGGTTCCGGCACATCGACGACTTCAACGCCGCCGTCCGCGGGGGCAAGGTCAAGCTGCCCGAAGGCAGCGAGCGCGAGCTGCGGCCGTACCCGTACCTGCTGGTCATCGTGGACGAGCTGGCGGACCTGATGATGGTGGCCCCGCGCGACGTGGAGGACTCGATCGTCCGTATCACCCAGCTGGCCCGCGCGGCGGGCATCCACCTGGTGCTCGCCACCCAGCGGCCGTCGGTGGACGTGGTGACCGGTCTGATCAAGGCGAACGTGCCGTCCCGGCTCGCCTTCGCCACCTCCTCCCTCGCCGACAGCCGGGTGATCCTCGACCAGGCGGGCGCCGAGAAGCTGATCGGGAAGGGCGACAGCCTCTTCCTGCCGATGGGCGCGAACAAGCCGGTCCGCATGCAGGGCGCGTTCGTCACCGAGGCGGAGGTCGCCGCGGTCGTCGAGCACTGCAAGAACCAGATGACGCCGGTCTTCCGGGACGACGTGACGGTCGGGACGGCGAAGAAGAAGGAGATCGACGAGGAGATCGGCGACGACCTGGACCTCCTCTGCCAGGCCGCCGAGCTGGTGGTCTCCACCCAGTTCGGCTCGACCTCGATGCTCCAGCGCAAGCTGCGGGTGGGCTTCGCCAAGGCCGGGCGGCTGATGGACCTGATGGAGTCCCGCGGGATCGTCGGTCCCAGCGAGGGCTCCAAGGCCCGGGACGTTTTGGTAAAACCGGATGAATTGGATGGCGTGATCGCTGTGATCCGCGGGGAGGCTCACCCGTAG
- a CDS encoding helix-turn-helix domain-containing protein — protein sequence MSIGNSSEDDRPSVGRALQQARIQAGLTVDEVSGITRVRVPIVHGIEQDDFSRCGGDVYARGHVRSLARAVGLDPAALIAQYDAEHGGRPEPTPPAPLFEAERIRPEPRRPNWTAAMVAAIVAVVGFVGFTLFTGGNEDGGSTVAEETPPSKPAADPATRKPADPKPEPSTSAIAGVPANKVTVQLTAENGQSWISAQDHNGRLIHEGVLRQGDSKTFTDSKRIDLVLGNAGAVQLFVNGKEVKEVGADGQVQRLSYTKGDPEVG from the coding sequence GTGTCCATCGGCAACTCCTCCGAAGACGACCGCCCTTCCGTCGGTCGCGCCCTCCAGCAGGCCCGCATCCAGGCCGGACTGACCGTCGATGAGGTCAGCGGCATCACCCGGGTGCGCGTACCCATCGTGCACGGGATCGAGCAGGACGACTTCTCGCGTTGCGGCGGCGACGTCTACGCGCGCGGGCACGTCCGGTCACTGGCGCGGGCCGTCGGCCTCGACCCGGCCGCGCTGATCGCCCAGTACGACGCCGAGCACGGCGGACGGCCGGAGCCCACCCCGCCGGCGCCGCTGTTCGAGGCCGAACGCATCCGGCCCGAGCCCCGCCGCCCGAACTGGACCGCCGCGATGGTCGCGGCCATCGTCGCCGTCGTCGGCTTCGTCGGCTTCACCCTCTTCACCGGTGGCAACGAGGACGGCGGCTCGACGGTCGCCGAGGAGACCCCGCCGTCGAAGCCGGCCGCCGACCCGGCCACCCGCAAGCCCGCCGACCCCAAGCCCGAGCCGTCGACCAGCGCCATCGCGGGCGTCCCGGCCAACAAGGTCACGGTTCAGCTGACCGCCGAGAACGGCCAGAGCTGGATCTCCGCGCAGGACCACAACGGGCGCCTGATCCACGAGGGCGTCCTCCGCCAGGGCGACTCCAAGACCTTCACCGACAGTAAGCGGATCGACCTGGTCCTGGGCAACGCCGGGGCCGTCCAGCTCTTCGTGAACGGCAAGGAAGTCAAGGAGGTCGGGGCCGACGGGCAGGTCCAGCGGCTGAGCTACACCAAGGGAGACCCGGAGGTCGGCTGA
- the rimO gene encoding 30S ribosomal protein S12 methylthiotransferase RimO: MPERRTVALVTLGCARNEVDSEELAGRLAADGWELVEEAADADVAVVNTCGFVEAAKKDSVDALLEANDLKDHGRTQAVVAVGCMAERYGKELAEALPEADGVLGFDDYADISDRLQTILSGGIHAAHTPRDRRKLLPISPAERQGASGVALPGHGDADALASAPEDLPEGLAPASGPRAPLRRRLDAGPVASVKLASGCDRRCSFCAIPSFRGSFISRRPSDVLGETRWLAEEGVKEIMLVSENNTSYGKDLGDIRLLETLLPELAAVDGIERIRVSYLQPAEMRPGLIDVLTSTEKVAPYFDLSFQHSAPAVLRAMRRFGDTDRFLELLDTIRAKAPQAGARSNFIVGFPGETEADLAELERFISNARLDAIGVFGYSDEDGTEAAGYDGKLDPDVVAERLAHISRLAEELTAQRAEERLGETVEVLVDRIDEEDGPVGRGAHQAPETDGQTVLTGGAGLESGRMVVAKVVATEGVDLIAEPLPLDGSTCTEEAGR, translated from the coding sequence ATGCCCGAACGCCGTACCGTCGCCCTTGTCACGCTTGGCTGCGCCCGTAATGAGGTGGACTCGGAGGAGCTGGCAGGCCGCTTGGCAGCGGACGGCTGGGAGCTCGTCGAGGAAGCCGCCGACGCGGATGTCGCCGTCGTCAACACCTGCGGCTTCGTCGAAGCCGCCAAGAAGGACTCGGTCGATGCCCTGCTGGAGGCCAACGACCTCAAGGACCATGGCAGGACCCAGGCCGTCGTAGCGGTCGGCTGCATGGCCGAGCGGTACGGCAAGGAGCTGGCCGAAGCGCTGCCCGAGGCCGACGGCGTGCTCGGGTTCGACGACTACGCCGACATCTCCGACCGGCTGCAGACCATCCTCTCGGGCGGCATCCACGCCGCCCACACCCCGCGCGACCGGCGCAAGCTGCTGCCGATCAGCCCGGCGGAGCGGCAAGGCGCCTCCGGCGTGGCGCTGCCGGGCCACGGTGACGCCGACGCGCTGGCCTCAGCCCCCGAAGACCTGCCCGAGGGCCTGGCCCCGGCGTCCGGCCCGCGAGCCCCGCTGCGCCGCCGGCTGGACGCCGGCCCGGTCGCCTCGGTCAAGCTGGCCTCCGGCTGCGACCGGCGGTGCTCCTTCTGCGCCATCCCGTCCTTCCGCGGCTCCTTCATCTCGCGCCGTCCCTCCGACGTACTCGGCGAGACGCGCTGGCTCGCCGAGGAGGGCGTGAAGGAGATCATGCTGGTCTCCGAGAACAACACCTCCTACGGCAAGGACCTGGGCGACATCCGCCTGCTGGAGACGCTGCTGCCGGAGCTGGCGGCCGTGGACGGCATCGAGCGCATCCGGGTCAGCTACCTCCAGCCCGCCGAGATGCGCCCCGGCCTCATCGACGTGCTCACCTCCACCGAGAAGGTCGCGCCGTACTTCGACCTGTCCTTCCAGCACTCGGCGCCCGCGGTGCTGCGCGCCATGCGCCGCTTCGGCGACACCGACCGCTTCCTGGAACTGCTCGACACGATCAGGGCCAAGGCCCCGCAGGCGGGCGCCCGCTCCAACTTCATCGTCGGCTTCCCCGGGGAGACCGAGGCGGACCTGGCCGAGCTGGAGCGCTTCATCAGCAACGCCAGACTCGACGCCATCGGCGTCTTCGGCTACTCCGACGAGGACGGCACCGAGGCCGCAGGCTACGACGGCAAGCTGGACCCCGACGTGGTCGCGGAGCGGCTGGCCCACATCTCCCGGCTCGCCGAGGAGCTGACCGCGCAGCGCGCCGAGGAGCGCCTCGGGGAGACCGTCGAGGTGCTCGTCGACCGGATCGACGAGGAGGACGGGCCGGTCGGCCGGGGCGCCCACCAGGCGCCCGAGACCGACGGCCAGACCGTGCTGACCGGCGGCGCGGGCCTGGAGTCCGGACGTATGGTCGTGGCGAAGGTGGTCGCGACCGAGGGCGTGGACCTCATCGCCGAGCCGCTGCCGCTCGATGGCAGCACATGTACCGAGGAGGCGGGGAGATGA
- the pgsA gene encoding CDP-diacylglycerol--glycerol-3-phosphate 3-phosphatidyltransferase: protein MTQVPASAAGGARPAAVSVRAVRLWNIANILTMVRLLLVPGFVLLMLADGGYNPAWRALAWAAFAVAMITDLFDGHLARRYNLVTDFGKIADPIADKAIMGAALVCLSALGDLPWWVTGVILFREIGITLMRFWVIKHGVIPASRGGKMKTLAQGTAVGMYILALTGPLATLRFWVMAVAVALTVATGLDYVRQAVTLRRAGLAAERERAGREAVR from the coding sequence ATGACCCAGGTGCCGGCCTCCGCCGCGGGAGGCGCCCGCCCGGCGGCCGTGTCCGTGCGCGCGGTGCGGTTGTGGAACATCGCCAACATCCTCACCATGGTGCGGCTGCTCCTGGTGCCCGGATTCGTGTTGTTGATGTTGGCGGACGGCGGCTACAACCCGGCCTGGCGTGCCCTGGCCTGGGCGGCCTTCGCCGTCGCCATGATCACCGACCTCTTCGACGGGCATCTGGCGCGCCGGTACAACCTGGTCACCGACTTCGGCAAGATCGCCGACCCGATCGCGGACAAGGCGATCATGGGCGCCGCGCTGGTCTGCCTCTCCGCCCTCGGCGACCTGCCCTGGTGGGTGACGGGCGTGATCCTCTTCCGGGAGATCGGCATCACGCTGATGCGCTTCTGGGTGATCAAACACGGGGTCATCCCCGCCAGCCGGGGCGGGAAGATGAAGACGCTGGCCCAGGGCACGGCCGTCGGGATGTACATCCTGGCGCTCACGGGGCCGCTCGCCACCCTGCGCTTCTGGGTGATGGCGGTCGCCGTGGCGTTGACGGTCGCCACCGGGCTGGACTACGTACGCCAGGCCGTCACGCTGCGGCGTGCCGGGCTCGCCGCGGAGCGCGAGCGCGCGGGCCGGGAAGCGGTGCGGTGA
- a CDS encoding CinA family protein, whose translation MTAAPSPGDPGAAPGPAARALALLDRRGETVAVAESLTGGLVAAELTAVPGASRSFRGSVTAYATELKRAVLGVDGALLDARGAVDGEVARQMAQGVRRVLGADWGVATTGVAGPTPQDGRPVGTVYAAVEGPDGAGSVAALRLDGDRAAIRAQTVQAALELLFGELIENARAQDTEQHGGI comes from the coding sequence GTGACCGCGGCTCCGTCACCCGGCGACCCCGGCGCGGCCCCTGGCCCGGCCGCCCGGGCCCTGGCGCTGCTGGACCGGCGCGGAGAGACCGTGGCGGTCGCGGAATCGCTCACCGGCGGCCTGGTGGCCGCCGAGCTGACCGCGGTCCCCGGCGCCTCCCGGTCCTTCCGCGGCTCGGTGACGGCGTACGCGACCGAGCTCAAGCGCGCCGTGCTGGGCGTGGACGGGGCCCTGCTGGACGCGCGGGGCGCGGTCGACGGCGAGGTCGCCCGGCAGATGGCGCAGGGAGTGCGGCGGGTGCTGGGCGCGGACTGGGGCGTCGCCACGACCGGCGTCGCCGGGCCCACGCCGCAGGACGGCCGGCCCGTCGGCACGGTCTACGCGGCGGTCGAGGGGCCGGACGGCGCGGGCTCGGTGGCCGCGCTGCGGCTGGACGGGGACCGCGCGGCCATCCGCGCACAGACCGTCCAGGCGGCCCTGGAACTCCTGTTCGGCGAACTGATCGAAAATGCAAGGGCACAGGATACGGAACAACACGGGGGGATTTGA
- a CDS encoding helix-turn-helix domain-containing protein, translating into MILLRRLLGDVLRRQRQRQGRTLREVSSSARVSLGYLSEVERGQKEASSELLAAICDALDVRMSQVMREVSDELSLAELAESAAASESVPAPMRPMLNSVTVTSVTGVPEERVTIKAPAEAVDVVAA; encoded by the coding sequence ATGATTCTGCTCCGTCGCCTGCTGGGTGACGTGCTGCGCCGGCAGCGCCAGCGCCAGGGCCGTACTCTGCGCGAGGTCTCCTCCTCCGCCCGGGTGTCCCTCGGCTATCTGTCCGAGGTCGAACGGGGCCAGAAGGAGGCCTCGTCCGAGCTGCTCGCCGCGATCTGCGACGCCCTGGATGTACGGATGTCCCAGGTCATGCGGGAAGTGAGCGACGAACTGTCGCTCGCCGAGCTGGCGGAGTCGGCCGCGGCCAGCGAGTCGGTACCGGCGCCCATGCGACCCATGCTCAATTCGGTGACCGTGACGTCCGTGACGGGCGTTCCGGAAGAGCGGGTGACCATCAAGGCGCCCGCGGAGGCCGTGGACGTCGTCGCGGCCTGA
- a CDS encoding Dps family protein: MSTLKSPLSDENRRTVGEALQGALVDLVDLSLVAKQVHWTVVGPRFRSVHLQLDEVVGTARQHMDIVAERASAIGVAPDGRAGTVSKTSGIDSVREGWCDDTEAVRTLIAALQAIIRRMRERIDVTAEPDPVTQDIIIGLTRDLEKHHWMFQAENVSGPQG, translated from the coding sequence ATGTCCACCCTGAAGAGCCCTCTGTCGGATGAGAACCGCAGGACCGTGGGCGAAGCGTTGCAGGGCGCACTCGTCGATCTGGTGGACCTCTCGCTTGTGGCCAAGCAGGTGCACTGGACGGTGGTCGGCCCGCGCTTCCGCTCCGTGCACCTCCAGCTCGACGAGGTGGTGGGCACCGCCCGGCAGCACATGGACATCGTGGCGGAGCGCGCCTCGGCGATCGGCGTCGCCCCCGACGGGCGTGCCGGAACCGTCTCCAAGACCAGCGGCATCGACTCCGTCAGGGAGGGCTGGTGCGACGACACCGAGGCGGTACGGACGCTGATCGCCGCCTTGCAGGCCATCATCCGGCGCATGCGTGAGCGCATCGACGTGACCGCCGAACCCGACCCGGTCACCCAGGACATCATCATCGGCCTCACTCGCGACCTGGAGAAGCATCACTGGATGTTCCAGGCGGAGAATGTGAGTGGCCCTCAGGGCTAG
- a CDS encoding DNA-formamidopyrimidine glycosylase family protein, producing the protein MVSMPEGDTVWQTARRLHQALAGDRLVRCDLRVPRLATADLTGRLVTEVASRGKHLLTRVEGGLTLHSHLRMDGAWHVYGAGERWRGGPGHQIRAILGTAERTAVGYRLPVLDLLRTADEDRVVGHLGPDLLGPDWDPDEAVRRLLADPSRPLGEALLDQRNLAGIGNVYKCELCFLLRVPPWLPVGELPRPERAAAWARKLLEANKDRAARVTTGDSRADRRLWVYGRAGRPCRRCGTPIRATEESPGGGTAAGGERVTFWCPGCQPGPRPLDAPSAPARTAP; encoded by the coding sequence ATGGTGTCCATGCCCGAAGGAGACACCGTGTGGCAGACGGCGCGCCGCCTCCACCAGGCGCTCGCGGGCGACCGCCTCGTCCGCTGCGACCTGCGCGTCCCCCGCCTGGCGACCGCCGACCTCACCGGTCGGCTGGTCACCGAGGTCGCCTCGCGCGGCAAGCATCTCCTGACGCGTGTCGAGGGCGGGCTCACCCTCCACTCCCACCTGCGGATGGACGGCGCGTGGCACGTCTACGGCGCCGGTGAGCGATGGCGCGGCGGGCCGGGGCATCAGATCCGCGCCATCCTGGGCACCGCCGAGCGCACCGCCGTCGGCTACCGGCTGCCGGTGCTGGACCTCCTGCGCACCGCGGACGAGGACCGTGTGGTGGGGCATCTCGGCCCCGATCTCCTCGGCCCCGACTGGGACCCGGACGAGGCCGTGCGCCGGCTGCTGGCCGACCCCTCCCGTCCGCTCGGCGAGGCCCTGCTGGACCAGCGCAATCTGGCCGGGATCGGCAACGTGTACAAGTGCGAGCTGTGCTTCCTGCTGCGGGTCCCGCCCTGGCTGCCGGTGGGCGAGCTGCCGCGGCCCGAGCGGGCGGCTGCCTGGGCCAGGAAGCTGCTGGAGGCCAACAAGGACCGCGCCGCCCGCGTCACCACCGGCGACTCCCGAGCGGACCGCAGGTTGTGGGTGTACGGGCGCGCGGGCCGTCCCTGCCGGCGCTGCGGCACCCCGATCCGGGCCACGGAGGAGAGCCCCGGGGGCGGCACCGCCGCGGGCGGGGAACGCGTGACCTTCTGGTGCCCCGGCTGCCAGCCCGGCCCACGACCGCTCGACGCCCCGTCAGCCCCGGCCCGTACCGCCCCCTGA
- a CDS encoding AraC family transcriptional regulator: MGSSGESARHWQHPELPGVDLLRARYIRKAFVPHTHDTFVIAAITHGIEEFRHAGDMERVGSGGVALLNPDVPHTGHAGVPEGWRYQVLYPAPELVADIAAETSAIRGTAGFREVVIEADRRSHRLVTEVHRAAEEGNALAADSLLRIAVARVLRLYGAPLAPRTVPGAGARNAVRARALLEERMADPPSLSTLAAELGTSPFSLLRAFRDTYGMPPHTWLTDARVRRARRLLDAGTPPAQAAVAVGFTDQPHLNRHFSRIVGVPPGAYRRERKNVQDRG; the protein is encoded by the coding sequence ATGGGCAGCAGCGGGGAGAGCGCACGGCACTGGCAGCACCCCGAGCTGCCGGGGGTCGACCTGCTGCGGGCCCGGTACATCCGCAAGGCATTCGTGCCGCACACCCACGACACCTTCGTCATCGCGGCGATCACGCACGGCATCGAGGAGTTCCGGCACGCGGGCGACATGGAGCGCGTCGGATCCGGCGGGGTGGCGCTGCTCAACCCGGACGTGCCGCACACCGGGCACGCCGGTGTGCCGGAGGGGTGGCGGTACCAGGTGCTCTACCCGGCGCCCGAGCTGGTGGCGGACATCGCGGCGGAGACCTCGGCGATCCGCGGCACTGCCGGATTCCGTGAGGTCGTGATCGAGGCCGATCGGCGCAGCCACCGCCTGGTCACCGAGGTGCACCGGGCGGCGGAGGAGGGCAACGCGCTGGCCGCCGACAGCCTGCTGCGGATCGCCGTCGCCCGGGTGTTGCGGCTGTACGGCGCGCCGCTCGCGCCGCGCACGGTGCCCGGCGCCGGCGCGCGCAACGCCGTACGCGCCCGGGCCCTGCTGGAGGAGCGCATGGCCGACCCGCCGTCGCTGAGCACGCTCGCCGCCGAACTGGGCACCAGCCCCTTCTCGCTGCTGCGCGCGTTCCGGGACACCTATGGGATGCCGCCGCACACGTGGCTCACCGATGCCCGGGTGCGGCGCGCCCGCCGCCTGTTGGACGCGGGCACACCGCCCGCACAGGCCGCCGTCGCCGTCGGCTTCACCGACCAGCCGCACCTGAACCGGCACTTCTCCCGCATCGTCGGGGTGCCGCCGGGCGCCTACCGGCGCGAGCGCAAGAACGTACAAGACCGGGGCTGA
- a CDS encoding AzlC family ABC transporter permease: MRDALGVGVAVGLSGFAFGVTSADAGLDVLQTCALSLFVFTGASQFALVSAVAAGGTPLTAAAGAFFLGVRNAFYGMRLSGILRLPRAVRPLAAHWVIDETAAVAFAQRDRRSARLGFTVTGATLFVLWNLTTLVGALGASALGDTDAWGLDAAGPAVFLALLAPKLQHGTERAVAALGVLLVLACVPVLPAGVPVLVAALAAPLVLAVHGRTGGPSAETQAREIGAEKADAETAEIGEGTR; the protein is encoded by the coding sequence ATCCGTGACGCACTGGGCGTCGGCGTCGCCGTCGGACTCTCCGGCTTCGCCTTCGGTGTGACCTCCGCCGACGCCGGGCTCGACGTGCTCCAGACCTGCGCGCTCAGCCTGTTCGTCTTCACCGGCGCCTCCCAGTTCGCCCTGGTCAGCGCGGTGGCCGCGGGCGGGACCCCGCTGACCGCCGCCGCCGGGGCGTTCTTCCTGGGGGTCCGCAACGCCTTCTACGGGATGCGGCTGTCCGGGATCCTGCGGCTTCCCCGCGCCGTGCGGCCGCTCGCCGCCCACTGGGTCATCGACGAGACGGCCGCCGTCGCCTTCGCCCAGCGTGACCGGCGCTCGGCGCGGCTCGGTTTCACCGTCACAGGGGCGACGCTTTTCGTATTGTGGAATCTCACCACCCTCGTCGGCGCCCTCGGCGCCTCCGCGCTCGGCGACACCGACGCCTGGGGGCTGGACGCCGCCGGGCCCGCGGTCTTCCTCGCCCTGCTCGCGCCGAAACTCCAGCACGGTACGGAGCGGGCGGTCGCCGCGCTCGGTGTGCTGCTCGTCCTGGCGTGTGTGCCCGTGCTGCCCGCCGGAGTGCCGGTCCTCGTGGCCGCCCTCGCCGCACCCCTGGTCCTCGCCGTGCACGGACGTACCGGCGGCCCGAGCGCGGAGACGCAGGCCCGGGAGATCGGCGCGGAGAAAGCGGATGCGGAGACAGCGGAGATCGGGGAGGGAACCCGTTGA
- a CDS encoding AzlD domain-containing protein, translated as MNTWIAIAATALGCYLVKLLGLSVPAGVLERPAVKRLAALVPVALLAALTAQQTFSDAHTLVIDARAAGVGAAALALLLRAPFLVVVGAAVAVAAAVRALTG; from the coding sequence TTGAACACCTGGATCGCCATCGCGGCGACCGCGCTCGGCTGCTACCTGGTCAAGCTGCTGGGGCTGTCGGTGCCCGCCGGGGTGCTGGAGCGCCCGGCCGTCAAACGGCTGGCCGCACTGGTGCCGGTCGCGCTGCTGGCCGCCCTCACCGCGCAGCAGACCTTCAGCGACGCGCACACCTTGGTGATCGACGCCCGCGCCGCCGGGGTCGGCGCCGCCGCGCTCGCCCTGCTGCTGCGCGCGCCCTTCCTGGTGGTGGTGGGAGCGGCCGTGGCGGTGGCCGCGGCCGTCCGAGCGCTGACCGGCTAG